Proteins found in one Timaviella obliquedivisa GSE-PSE-MK23-08B genomic segment:
- a CDS encoding site-2 protease family protein, giving the protein MFFWLILLGILTYVVVRRSVADVTRTPIWILWLVMMTPAFIWTAWVLLKGDEQVPSLLLLIPFVACPVLYWTLVQAGRRPARAGAKPQKDLAIAAPAAATAQSTVRPITPEEEADLKNCFPWSVYYLQDIEYRPQSLICRGQLRTQADAAYKTVSENISRYFGDRFLLVFQEDRHDKPFFALVPNPHAKTAKETKFRLRPVLALGLAIATLLTTTLAGFMILNRPSIAMPKDLTQLLTGLPYAVSLLAILGTHEMGHFLATQVYRMRATLPYLIPVPPAGIFPFGTFGAFIQIRSPIPNRKALFDVGIAGPLAGFVVAVPILIWGLMHSTPIALEETSSLLNPNSFQPSGSLFLTVVSKLALGNQLALEQAIKLHPVAIAGCLGIIITALNLMPVGQLDGGHIVHAMFGQKNGARIGQVARFLVLALALVQTELLLWAILLFLMPVVDEPALNDVSELDNKRDLLGFLALGLLILIILPAPQFLTRLLF; this is encoded by the coding sequence ATGTTTTTTTGGCTAATCCTTCTTGGAATTTTGACTTATGTTGTGGTGCGCCGGAGTGTCGCAGACGTGACCCGCACGCCCATTTGGATATTGTGGTTGGTAATGATGACTCCAGCATTTATCTGGACAGCATGGGTGTTGCTGAAGGGAGACGAGCAGGTTCCTTCTTTGCTGCTGCTGATTCCGTTTGTGGCTTGCCCAGTCCTATATTGGACGTTGGTACAGGCTGGCCGTCGTCCGGCACGGGCAGGGGCAAAGCCTCAGAAGGATCTGGCGATCGCTGCCCCCGCTGCAGCTACCGCTCAGTCCACTGTTCGACCGATTACACCAGAAGAAGAAGCCGATCTGAAAAACTGCTTTCCCTGGTCGGTTTACTATTTGCAGGATATTGAGTATCGCCCTCAGTCCTTAATTTGCCGAGGGCAACTCCGCACTCAGGCAGATGCAGCTTACAAAACAGTGAGTGAGAACATATCGCGGTATTTTGGCGATCGCTTCCTCCTCGTTTTCCAAGAAGATCGGCATGACAAACCTTTTTTTGCCCTAGTTCCCAACCCCCATGCCAAAACCGCGAAAGAAACAAAGTTTCGATTAAGACCCGTCTTAGCGTTGGGGTTAGCAATAGCTACTTTGCTGACTACAACCCTCGCAGGCTTCATGATTCTGAACCGACCCAGTATCGCGATGCCCAAGGATCTGACACAGCTTTTGACCGGACTGCCCTATGCCGTGTCATTGCTGGCTATTTTAGGCACTCACGAGATGGGACATTTTCTAGCAACCCAGGTCTATCGGATGCGGGCAACCTTGCCTTATCTCATTCCTGTACCGCCTGCGGGTATTTTTCCTTTTGGTACGTTTGGCGCATTCATTCAAATTCGATCGCCCATTCCTAATCGCAAAGCACTGTTTGATGTGGGAATTGCAGGCCCCTTAGCTGGATTTGTGGTCGCAGTACCGATTTTAATTTGGGGCTTGATGCACTCTACACCGATCGCCCTAGAAGAAACATCCAGCTTGCTCAATCCCAATTCTTTTCAGCCTAGTGGCTCTCTGTTTTTAACCGTAGTGAGCAAACTAGCTTTGGGCAACCAACTAGCCTTGGAGCAAGCCATTAAGCTGCATCCAGTGGCGATCGCGGGTTGCCTAGGCATCATTATCACTGCCCTTAACCTTATGCCAGTGGGACAGCTTGATGGCGGACATATTGTTCATGCCATGTTTGGGCAAAAAAACGGAGCCAGAATTGGTCAAGTTGCGCGGTTTTTAGTATTGGCATTGGCGCTGGTGCAAACTGAACTGTTGCTCTGGGCAATTCTGCTATTTCTCATGCCCGTCGTTGATGAACCTGCCTTAAATGATGTCAGTGAGTTGGACAATAAGCGAGATCTGCTAGGATTTTTGGCTTTGGGCTTGTTAATTTTAATTATTCTGCCTGCCCCACAGTTCTTAACTAGACTGTTGTTCTGA
- the argJ gene encoding bifunctional ornithine acetyltransferase/N-acetylglutamate synthase: MADWQLISGGVTAPKGYQAAGIAAGLKPSGAPDLALILSDVDAIAAGVFTISQVRAACVDYCRQCLQVKPSARAILCNAGQANAATGAQGWADAMESAQLLADALNVSPDLVLVASTGVIGQRIKMEGLRAHMPQLVAAASATGSDQAAGAIVTTDLVPKSIALETTFDGRPVRIGGICKGSGMIHPNMATLLAFVTCDAAVSSNLWQQMLSRAADKSFNQITVDGDTSTNDSLIALANGQSRTPAITEPGADADKLEAMLTEVCIYLAKAIARDGEGATCLLEIQVSGAVDDASARQIARAIAGSALFKSAVFGRDPNWGRIAAAAGRAGVPFEQDNLRVQLGDFLLMEHGQPLAFDRPAASAYMKTAAAGEYLKSDTVLVKVGVGSGGGSGIAWGCDLSYDYVKINAEYTT; encoded by the coding sequence ATGGCAGACTGGCAACTCATCTCTGGCGGCGTAACTGCCCCTAAAGGCTACCAAGCCGCAGGCATTGCAGCAGGGCTTAAACCCTCTGGGGCCCCAGACTTGGCTCTGATTTTGTCTGATGTGGATGCGATCGCCGCTGGCGTTTTTACGATTAGTCAAGTCAGAGCCGCTTGCGTTGATTACTGTCGCCAATGCCTTCAGGTTAAGCCTTCTGCCCGTGCCATCCTCTGCAATGCTGGACAAGCTAATGCGGCGACAGGGGCACAGGGCTGGGCAGATGCTATGGAAAGTGCTCAACTTCTGGCAGATGCTCTTAATGTCTCCCCCGACCTTGTTCTAGTGGCTTCGACGGGGGTCATTGGTCAACGGATCAAAATGGAGGGGCTGCGCGCTCACATGCCTCAACTGGTCGCAGCGGCTTCCGCGACTGGCTCAGACCAAGCGGCAGGGGCGATCGTCACAACTGATCTAGTGCCCAAATCGATCGCCCTCGAAACCACGTTTGACGGTCGCCCTGTCCGCATTGGCGGCATCTGTAAAGGCTCTGGCATGATCCATCCCAACATGGCGACTTTACTAGCCTTCGTCACCTGCGACGCCGCAGTTTCGTCGAACCTTTGGCAACAAATGTTGAGCCGAGCGGCAGATAAAAGCTTTAACCAAATCACTGTAGATGGCGATACCAGCACTAATGATTCGCTGATTGCTTTAGCCAATGGACAGTCGCGCACCCCTGCTATCACAGAACCGGGAGCCGATGCTGACAAGTTGGAAGCGATGCTGACCGAGGTTTGTATCTACTTAGCAAAAGCGATCGCCCGGGATGGTGAAGGGGCAACTTGTCTGCTTGAAATCCAAGTTTCGGGCGCAGTCGATGATGCCTCAGCTCGCCAAATTGCAAGAGCGATCGCGGGGTCAGCCCTTTTTAAGTCGGCTGTGTTTGGACGTGACCCTAACTGGGGCAGAATTGCGGCGGCGGCTGGACGGGCGGGGGTACCTTTTGAGCAAGACAATTTGCGCGTGCAGCTTGGAGATTTCCTGCTGATGGAACATGGGCAACCCTTAGCGTTCGATCGCCCCGCTGCCAGTGCTTACATGAAAACAGCCGCCGCCGGGGAATATCTAAAGAGTGATACTGTTTTAGTCAAAGTCGGCGTGGGCAGTGGTGGTGGCAGCGGCATCGCCTGGGGCTGCGACCTCAGCTATGACTATGTCAAGATCAACGCCGAATACACGACTTGA
- a CDS encoding threonine synthase, whose product MPAVIASLSFVNSVEPAAPSRLKGWRGLIEEYRAYLPVTAATPVVTLLEGNTPLIPAPAIAAHVGKNVQVWVKYDGLNPTGSFKDRGMTMAISKAKEEGAKVVICASTGNTSAAAAAYARRAGMRAYVLIPDGYVALGKLAQALLYGAEVLAIQGNFDRALNIVREMSARYPVTLVNSVNPYRLEGQKTAAFEIVDALGDAPDWLCIPVGNAGNISAYWMGFCQYHQAGQCDRLPQMMGFQAAGAAPLILGHAIEHPETLATAIRIGNPASWDKAVAAKEASRGQFNAVTDEEILMAYRLLASEEGIFCEPASAASVAGLLKVKDQVPEGAKIVCVLTGNGLKDPDTAIKHCQNQFKTGIEPNLSAVAQVMGF is encoded by the coding sequence TTGCCAGCCGTGATTGCTAGTCTTTCGTTTGTTAATTCCGTTGAGCCTGCCGCCCCGTCCCGCTTAAAAGGCTGGCGAGGGCTGATTGAAGAATATCGCGCCTACTTGCCAGTGACTGCCGCCACACCAGTCGTAACCTTGCTAGAAGGTAATACGCCCCTGATCCCAGCTCCAGCGATCGCCGCTCATGTTGGCAAAAATGTTCAGGTCTGGGTCAAATATGACGGTCTTAACCCCACAGGTAGCTTCAAAGACCGGGGGATGACTATGGCGATTTCTAAAGCCAAGGAAGAGGGCGCAAAAGTCGTGATTTGTGCCAGCACAGGCAATACTTCAGCCGCCGCCGCCGCCTATGCCCGACGTGCCGGAATGCGGGCTTATGTGCTGATTCCCGATGGCTATGTGGCGCTGGGCAAACTCGCACAGGCGCTGTTGTATGGAGCAGAAGTTTTGGCAATTCAGGGCAATTTCGATCGCGCGTTAAACATTGTTCGAGAAATGTCGGCACGCTATCCCGTGACGCTGGTAAATTCGGTCAATCCCTATCGGTTAGAGGGGCAGAAAACAGCGGCATTTGAGATTGTGGATGCTTTAGGAGATGCACCGGACTGGCTCTGTATTCCAGTGGGCAACGCAGGCAATATTTCGGCGTACTGGATGGGCTTTTGCCAGTATCATCAGGCAGGTCAGTGCGATCGCCTGCCTCAAATGATGGGTTTCCAGGCAGCAGGAGCGGCTCCGCTCATTCTGGGTCATGCGATCGAGCATCCTGAAACCCTAGCAACTGCGATTCGCATTGGCAATCCAGCCAGTTGGGATAAAGCTGTAGCGGCTAAAGAAGCCAGCCGGGGACAGTTTAATGCGGTCACTGACGAAGAAATCTTAATGGCTTATCGGCTGCTGGCATCAGAAGAAGGAATTTTTTGTGAGCCAGCCAGTGCTGCTTCGGTGGCAGGTTTACTGAAAGTAAAAGATCAAGTTCCAGAAGGCGCAAAGATTGTTTGTGTGCTGACTGGGAACGGCTTGAAAGATCCTGACACAGCCATTAAACATTGCCAAAACCAATTTAAGACCGGGATTGAGCCAAACTTGTCGGCGGTAGCGCAAGTGATGGGGTTTTAG
- a CDS encoding TIGR04168 family protein yields MNNRLHQEQERSSCKIAVVGDVHDRWDENDEIALKHLGIDLVLFVGDFGNEAVSVVRAIAQVNLPKAVIFGNHDAWYSATDWGRKKCPYDRQVEDRLQQQIDLMAAVHVGYNKLDFPTWGFTIVGARPFSWGGSVWKNEEFYDSKFGVKSFEESTQRMMENVVGAAHDTIIFMGHCGPLGLGAAPEDLCGRDWQPLGGDHGDPDFAAAIAQTQAIGKTVPLVAFGHMHHTLRHTKKQIRKRLDQRDGTIYLNAASVPRIIQTEAGWQRNFSVVTLVDGRVKTADLVWIDQDWAIASQEVLYQQPAQHFLVQKLSER; encoded by the coding sequence ATGAATAACAGGCTTCATCAAGAACAGGAACGCTCATCCTGCAAAATCGCGGTGGTCGGCGATGTTCACGATCGCTGGGATGAAAATGACGAAATTGCCCTGAAGCATTTAGGGATTGATTTAGTGCTGTTTGTGGGTGATTTCGGTAATGAAGCCGTGAGCGTGGTGCGGGCGATCGCTCAGGTTAATTTGCCTAAAGCCGTTATTTTTGGCAACCACGATGCCTGGTACTCGGCAACTGATTGGGGTAGAAAAAAATGTCCCTACGATCGCCAAGTAGAAGACCGCCTTCAGCAACAGATCGACTTAATGGCAGCGGTTCATGTGGGTTACAACAAACTAGATTTCCCAACATGGGGCTTTACAATTGTGGGCGCTCGCCCGTTTAGCTGGGGCGGTTCTGTCTGGAAAAATGAAGAGTTTTATGATTCTAAGTTTGGCGTGAAAAGTTTTGAAGAATCGACCCAGCGCATGATGGAAAACGTCGTAGGTGCTGCCCACGATACCATCATTTTTATGGGACACTGTGGTCCTTTAGGGCTAGGCGCAGCACCCGAAGATCTCTGTGGCAGAGATTGGCAGCCCCTGGGGGGGGATCATGGTGATCCAGATTTTGCAGCAGCGATCGCCCAAACCCAGGCGATCGGCAAAACAGTTCCCTTAGTTGCATTTGGGCATATGCACCACACCCTTCGCCATACCAAAAAACAAATCCGCAAGCGCCTCGATCAGCGCGATGGGACAATTTACCTCAACGCCGCTAGCGTGCCCCGCATTATTCAGACGGAGGCGGGTTGGCAGCGAAATTTTTCGGTGGTGACGCTAGTGGATGGCAGGGTGAAGACCGCGGATTTAGTTTGGATCGATCAAGATTGGGCGATCGCTTCCCAAGAAGTCCTTTACCAGCAGCCTGCTCAACACTTCTTAGTGCAGAAGCTATCAGAACGCTGA
- a CDS encoding MBL fold metallo-hydrolase — MVSSLPKLPRPVFRTVYAFPPNRDTLGGTAYLLLEETGNLLIDCPVWDEVNAEFLQEQGVRWLFMTHRGGMGKVKEIQQALGCEIVIQEQEAYLLPGLKVTAFEQEFRFSPHCQAIWTSGHSPGSACLYCDHEGGILFTGRHLLPNQRGEPVPLRISKTFHWKRQIESVKALSDRFSSATLSHICPGANTGFLRGQRSIDRAYERLAALNWQAQLQIKPML, encoded by the coding sequence ATGGTTTCTTCTCTCCCTAAACTACCGCGCCCAGTATTCAGAACGGTGTACGCGTTTCCCCCCAATCGAGACACATTAGGCGGAACCGCCTACTTACTTTTAGAAGAGACTGGGAACCTCTTAATCGACTGTCCGGTTTGGGACGAGGTCAATGCTGAATTTTTGCAGGAACAGGGCGTTCGCTGGTTGTTTATGACCCATCGGGGCGGCATGGGCAAAGTAAAAGAAATCCAGCAGGCTCTTGGCTGTGAAATAGTAATTCAAGAACAAGAGGCTTATTTGCTCCCTGGGCTAAAGGTCACCGCGTTTGAGCAAGAGTTCCGCTTTAGCCCTCATTGTCAAGCCATTTGGACTTCGGGACATTCACCCGGCTCAGCGTGTTTGTATTGCGACCATGAAGGCGGCATCTTGTTTACAGGGCGGCATTTGTTGCCCAATCAGCGAGGTGAACCTGTGCCCCTACGAATTTCTAAAACATTTCATTGGAAACGGCAGATTGAGAGCGTTAAGGCATTGAGCGATCGCTTCTCCTCAGCCACGCTCAGCCACATTTGTCCTGGTGCCAATACTGGGTTCTTGCGCGGACAACGCAGCATCGATCGAGCCTATGAACGTCTGGCAGCATTGAATTGGCAGGCTCAGTTGCAAATAAAGCCCATGCTATAG
- a CDS encoding CHASE2 domain-containing protein — protein MHNWRFFNRGDARRQNSLSRWQDGIGSMLPGIVAALAIVGLLKLGVLQPLENIAYGQLFQLRGAISWDERVVVVAIDNASLKALGRFPWSRQKYTELLKLLTHGAASTVVLDILLTEPSSEDKALAEAMIEQGRVVLPRAWDFNGAPLQATPTLRQAALIEGHIHQRQDGDGLVRTLEPQLENVPMLGVAAAQVYSLVREPVQLPDLSQLVWLNWAGSVANIPTYSYADILQARIAPHVFENKIVVIGVTASGFDALQTPFNRNPSTTNVYLHATAINNLLQQNFLRVPSENWVIVSLLLSGTVLSTMMWGWNVRQQMFGLLVLCLGWGSVCLLLLERNYWMPLASPLLLGVTTTLALRVKQHLREEELFQQEVERLWKTYRQDLVVQKSLYTTVPTQPEGLLQSTVALRITQLSSLAEQFGRSQSTQAAISRSLSIGLLAADLDGWIWFCNPIAAECLGVQVGDRLQYRLIPEWFTLEQWQIGLERLFQQIPFVSHELQRDDCWFEIRLEPLLAPPVPTPEPLSGFDWGNDDLSSSLDRWGDGTPQGLLLLLENITTRKQVEDSLIKQMQELQIINQLKDDFLDTISHDMRAPLTNMKMAIRMLKVATTEEQRQRYLQVLEGECLRETNLIEDLLTLQQLEAGAKQLVLEEIDLAHWLPQLLEPFRQRAQSRQLTLDLKLPVPMPPFLCDRSSLERVLVELINNACKYTPPEGKIRVEIEGGKEGIQFVVRNSGVEIPAAELGKVFDKFYRVSSSDRWQQGGTGLGLALAKKMVEQLGGDICVMSQFEQTTFTVQVPVQKPRTVNRIFQND, from the coding sequence ATGCACAATTGGCGATTCTTCAACAGAGGCGATGCTAGAAGACAAAATTCTTTAAGCCGATGGCAGGACGGCATTGGCAGTATGCTGCCTGGAATTGTTGCAGCGTTGGCGATCGTAGGTTTGCTAAAGCTTGGCGTATTGCAGCCTTTAGAAAATATTGCCTACGGTCAACTGTTTCAACTGCGCGGAGCAATTTCCTGGGATGAGCGCGTAGTAGTCGTTGCCATTGATAATGCCAGCCTTAAAGCCTTAGGACGATTTCCTTGGTCTAGGCAAAAATATACTGAGTTGCTCAAACTATTAACCCACGGTGCAGCCAGTACGGTAGTTCTAGATATTCTATTGACCGAGCCTAGCTCCGAAGATAAAGCCCTTGCCGAAGCAATGATAGAGCAAGGGCGAGTCGTTTTGCCCCGAGCCTGGGATTTTAATGGTGCACCTTTACAAGCCACGCCTACCTTGCGACAAGCTGCCTTAATAGAAGGGCATATTCATCAGCGTCAAGATGGGGACGGGCTCGTGAGAACCCTTGAGCCACAGTTGGAGAATGTCCCGATGTTGGGGGTTGCTGCTGCCCAGGTATATAGCCTAGTACGCGAACCTGTACAACTCCCCGACCTGAGCCAGCTTGTATGGCTGAATTGGGCAGGTTCCGTTGCTAATATTCCCACTTACTCCTACGCCGATATTCTGCAAGCTCGTATTGCGCCCCATGTGTTTGAGAACAAGATTGTTGTTATTGGTGTCACGGCATCTGGCTTTGATGCTTTGCAAACCCCCTTTAACCGCAATCCGTCTACCACCAATGTTTATCTGCACGCTACCGCTATTAACAATCTTCTTCAGCAAAATTTTCTGCGCGTCCCTTCAGAAAACTGGGTAATTGTCAGTTTATTGCTGAGTGGAACGGTGTTAAGTACGATGATGTGGGGTTGGAACGTTCGGCAGCAAATGTTTGGGTTGCTGGTTCTGTGCTTGGGCTGGGGCAGCGTTTGTTTACTGCTGCTAGAGCGCAATTACTGGATGCCGTTAGCTTCTCCGCTACTCTTAGGAGTGACGACAACTCTAGCCCTGCGGGTGAAGCAACATCTCCGAGAAGAAGAACTGTTTCAGCAGGAGGTGGAGCGGCTTTGGAAAACCTATCGCCAAGATTTGGTAGTGCAAAAGAGCTTGTATACGACGGTGCCGACTCAACCTGAGGGGCTATTGCAATCAACAGTGGCACTGCGAATTACACAACTTTCGTCGTTGGCTGAGCAGTTTGGGCGATCGCAATCGACCCAAGCTGCCATTTCTAGAAGCCTATCCATTGGGTTGCTGGCGGCTGACCTAGACGGTTGGATCTGGTTCTGCAACCCGATCGCCGCTGAATGTTTAGGGGTGCAAGTGGGCGATCGCCTGCAATATCGCCTGATTCCTGAATGGTTTACCCTCGAACAATGGCAAATTGGGCTAGAGAGACTCTTTCAGCAAATTCCCTTTGTGTCTCACGAACTGCAACGAGACGATTGCTGGTTTGAAATTCGCTTAGAGCCGTTGCTTGCTCCACCTGTTCCTACCCCTGAGCCTCTCAGTGGTTTTGACTGGGGCAATGATGATTTAAGCTCTAGTCTCGATCGCTGGGGAGACGGTACTCCCCAGGGGTTACTGCTGCTGCTAGAAAACATCACCACCAGAAAGCAGGTCGAAGATAGTCTCATCAAACAGATGCAAGAACTCCAGATTATTAACCAGCTTAAGGATGACTTTCTAGACACCATTTCGCACGATATGCGCGCGCCTTTAACCAACATGAAAATGGCGATTCGGATGCTAAAAGTTGCCACCACAGAGGAGCAGCGACAACGATATCTCCAGGTATTAGAAGGAGAATGTCTCCGGGAAACCAACTTAATTGAAGATTTACTCACGCTTCAACAGCTAGAAGCAGGTGCAAAACAGCTTGTTTTAGAAGAAATTGATCTAGCTCATTGGCTCCCGCAGCTTTTAGAACCGTTTCGGCAACGAGCGCAAAGCCGTCAACTGACCCTCGACCTTAAGCTCCCGGTGCCGATGCCGCCCTTTCTTTGCGATCGCTCTAGCCTTGAGCGCGTACTGGTCGAGCTGATCAACAATGCTTGCAAATACACCCCACCCGAAGGCAAAATTAGGGTCGAAATTGAGGGGGGAAAGGAGGGGATACAATTTGTGGTGCGCAACTCAGGGGTCGAAATTCCTGCCGCAGAGTTAGGTAAGGTGTTTGATAAATTTTATCGGGTCAGCAGCAGCGATCGCTGGCAACAGGGCGGCACTGGATTAGGTTTAGCTCTTGCCAAAAAAATGGTTGAGCAGTTGGGCGGTGATATTTGCGTCATGAGTCAGTTTGAACAGACCACTTTTACTGTGCAAGTGCCAGTTCAGAAACCTAGGACAGTTAACAGAATTTTTCAGAATGACTGA
- a CDS encoding peptidylprolyl isomerase yields MTRAIMETDKGTINIDFFDAEAPNTVKNFSDLANKGFYNGLKFHRVIPNFMVQGGCPEGTGTGGPGYNIKCEINSLKHKAGTLSMAHAGRDTGGSQFFICHSPQPHLDGVHTTFGQTNDMDVVNAIRQGDKIVSVTIQG; encoded by the coding sequence ATGACTCGCGCCATTATGGAAACCGACAAAGGCACCATCAACATTGATTTTTTTGATGCTGAAGCTCCCAACACCGTCAAAAACTTCTCAGATCTAGCCAACAAAGGCTTCTACAACGGACTCAAATTTCACCGCGTGATCCCCAACTTTATGGTTCAAGGTGGCTGTCCTGAAGGTACGGGTACGGGTGGTCCAGGCTACAACATTAAGTGTGAAATCAACTCTCTTAAGCACAAAGCTGGCACCTTATCCATGGCTCATGCCGGACGCGACACTGGAGGGAGCCAGTTCTTCATTTGCCACTCTCCCCAGCCCCACCTAGACGGTGTTCATACCACCTTTGGACAAACCAATGATATGGATGTTGTGAATGCTATCCGTCAGGGTGACAAAATTGTGTCTGTCACCATTCAGGGATAA
- the coaD gene encoding pantetheine-phosphate adenylyltransferase: MIAIYPGSFDPITLGHLDIIERGCQLFERVIVVVFRNPNKTSLFSVEQRTRQIRQSTGHLPNLEVDSFEGLAVTYAKIRQAKVLLRGLRAVSDFELELQMAHTNKTLAADIETIFLATSTEQSFLSSSVVKEIAKFGGPIEHLVPPPVVLDIYQCFAKNKILEERAPIAPPTVQATEGQPIDPSLETL; encoded by the coding sequence GTGATTGCAATTTACCCAGGCAGTTTTGATCCCATTACCCTAGGTCACCTAGACATCATTGAGCGCGGCTGTCAGCTTTTTGAGCGGGTGATCGTGGTAGTGTTTCGCAATCCCAATAAAACTTCCCTTTTTTCAGTGGAGCAAAGAACCCGCCAAATTCGCCAGTCTACAGGGCACTTACCTAATCTTGAAGTCGATAGCTTTGAGGGCTTGGCAGTGACCTATGCAAAAATTCGGCAAGCTAAGGTATTGCTTCGAGGGCTGCGCGCCGTTTCAGACTTTGAGCTAGAGCTACAAATGGCACACACCAACAAAACCCTAGCAGCCGATATTGAAACCATCTTTCTCGCCACTTCTACCGAACAAAGCTTCCTGAGCAGCAGCGTCGTCAAAGAAATTGCCAAGTTTGGCGGCCCGATCGAACACCTTGTCCCTCCCCCTGTCGTCTTAGATATTTACCAATGCTTCGCCAAGAACAAGATCTTAGAGGAACGAGCTCCCATAGCCCCACCCACGGTTCAAGCAACGGAGGGGCAGCCCATCGATCCATCCCTGGAGACACTATGA
- a CDS encoding NYN domain-containing protein, with product MSRLSIFVDGNNMFYAQQKNGWFFDPRRVLEHFTNDPDLMLINAFWYTGLKDSQDQRGFRDALISLGYTVRTKVLKEYYDDNSGKYSQKANLDIDIVVDMFNTVDQYDRVILFSGDGDFERAIEFLRSKSTHITVVSTEGMIARELRNATDRYVDLNDIRDRIEKVES from the coding sequence ATGAGCCGCCTTTCAATCTTTGTAGACGGGAACAATATGTTCTACGCTCAGCAAAAAAATGGTTGGTTTTTTGATCCAAGGCGAGTGTTAGAACACTTCACCAACGATCCAGATTTAATGTTGATCAATGCTTTTTGGTACACCGGACTCAAAGATTCACAAGATCAAAGAGGCTTCAGAGATGCGCTGATTAGTTTAGGGTACACCGTTCGCACTAAAGTTCTTAAAGAATATTATGACGATAACTCTGGGAAATATTCACAGAAGGCAAATTTAGATATTGATATTGTCGTAGATATGTTTAATACCGTTGATCAATACGATCGCGTCATTTTGTTTAGTGGTGATGGTGATTTTGAACGGGCGATCGAATTTTTGCGATCGAAAAGTACTCATATTACTGTTGTTTCAACTGAAGGCATGATTGCTCGAGAGTTGCGCAATGCCACCGATCGCTATGTTGATTTGAACGATATTCGAGATCGGATTGAGAAAGTAGAGAGTTAA
- a CDS encoding alpha/beta fold hydrolase, producing MTTQEHRLEVGALTWFYREAVPINVSDKPPVVLLHGLLSQSYGWRHVLPALTEYGFRAIAPDWIGFGYSSKPDRRTFTYTPEAYITALEAFFDALKLERFSLVVQGFMGSMGLQYALRHPEQIERLAILNAPIALEAKLPWKIKLFGLPLLGEVLTQDPLLVDRTLEGGGGYRIEDTDLDIYRRPFLKSSEAGRSLQAVIQNMQLSQVTAELAGFSQWQHPTLVAWGLKDPWLPLSLAQSFTASLKEGELVQLEEVGHYPQEDWHEKVSDRLLPFLRRQA from the coding sequence GTGACAACGCAAGAGCATCGCCTTGAGGTGGGGGCACTAACCTGGTTTTACCGGGAGGCAGTGCCGATCAATGTGTCGGACAAGCCGCCTGTAGTTTTGCTGCATGGGTTGCTGTCACAGAGCTACGGATGGCGACATGTGTTACCCGCCCTCACGGAGTATGGGTTCCGAGCGATCGCCCCTGACTGGATTGGGTTTGGCTACTCATCAAAGCCCGATCGCCGCACCTTTACCTACACCCCAGAGGCATATATCACGGCACTGGAAGCTTTCTTCGATGCTCTCAAGCTAGAGCGGTTCTCATTAGTTGTTCAAGGGTTTATGGGATCGATGGGGCTGCAATACGCCCTACGCCATCCTGAGCAAATCGAACGCCTGGCAATTTTAAATGCCCCAATTGCCCTAGAGGCAAAGCTTCCCTGGAAAATTAAGCTATTTGGACTGCCGCTATTGGGCGAGGTGCTGACCCAAGATCCCTTATTGGTCGATCGCACCCTTGAAGGCGGCGGCGGCTACCGCATAGAAGACACTGATTTAGATATCTACCGCCGTCCATTTCTCAAAAGCTCAGAAGCCGGACGTTCTTTGCAGGCAGTTATCCAAAACATGCAGCTTTCACAGGTAACTGCTGAGCTTGCAGGGTTTTCTCAGTGGCAGCATCCCACGCTAGTCGCTTGGGGTCTTAAAGATCCTTGGCTGCCGTTAAGTTTGGCGCAAAGTTTTACTGCCTCCCTGAAAGAGGGAGAATTAGTTCAACTCGAAGAAGTCGGACATTATCCCCAAGAAGATTGGCATGAAAAAGTGAGCGATCGCCTACTTCCCTTCCTCCGTCGCCAAGCTTAA